One Leisingera sp. M658 genomic window carries:
- a CDS encoding FAD-dependent oxidoreductase, which translates to MITIAGAGLAGLACAYELAQRGAKVTVYERGKTPGDSSVARFAGGMLAPWCERESAEEQVVTLGSRAFGWWARVTPVHRRGTLVVAPARDRAELTRFARRTTGHRGVDRAEITGLEPALEGRFSQGLFFEGEAHLDPRRALRDLSAKVQAMGVDIRYGTPAPATTPAGVTLDCTGMAASLPSLRPVRGEMAILHCPEVQIDRTLRLLHPRMPLYLVPRGDGHFMIGGTMIESSSDRAITLRSLSELLSAAFTLHPAFAEASVVETGAGLRPAYPDNLPRLIEQDGTLYLNGLYRHGFLLAPAMAQQAADQLLPETTDENHRERQTA; encoded by the coding sequence ATGATCACCATCGCAGGCGCAGGCCTTGCCGGCCTCGCCTGCGCCTATGAGCTGGCGCAGCGCGGAGCCAAGGTCACGGTCTACGAACGGGGAAAGACCCCCGGAGACAGCAGCGTCGCACGCTTTGCGGGCGGCATGCTGGCACCCTGGTGCGAACGCGAAAGCGCCGAGGAGCAAGTGGTAACTCTTGGCAGCCGCGCCTTCGGCTGGTGGGCCAGGGTCACACCGGTGCACAGGCGCGGCACGCTGGTGGTGGCGCCGGCCCGCGACCGGGCAGAGCTTACCCGTTTTGCCCGCCGCACCACAGGCCACCGGGGGGTGGACAGGGCCGAGATCACGGGACTGGAACCCGCGCTGGAGGGGCGGTTTTCGCAAGGGCTGTTCTTTGAGGGGGAGGCGCATCTGGATCCGCGCCGCGCCTTACGGGACCTCAGCGCCAAGGTACAGGCGATGGGGGTGGACATCCGCTATGGCACGCCTGCCCCTGCCACTACCCCTGCCGGTGTCACGCTGGATTGCACCGGCATGGCGGCATCCCTGCCCAGCCTGCGCCCTGTGCGCGGCGAGATGGCGATCCTGCATTGCCCGGAGGTGCAGATCGACCGTACCCTGCGGTTGCTGCACCCGCGGATGCCGCTGTATCTGGTGCCCCGCGGGGACGGGCATTTCATGATCGGCGGCACCATGATCGAAAGCTCCTCGGACCGGGCCATCACCCTGCGCTCGCTGAGCGAGTTGCTGAGTGCCGCCTTTACCCTGCACCCCGCATTCGCCGAGGCCAGCGTAGTGGAAACCGGCGCAGGGCTGCGCCCGGCCTATCCCGACAACCTGCCGCGGCTGATCGAACAGGACGGCACGCTCTACCTCAACGGGCTTTACCGCCACGGCTTTCTGCTGGCGCCCGCGATGGCGCAGCAAGCCGCGGACCAACTGCTACCGGAGACCACAGATGAAAATCATCGTGAACGCCAGACCGCATGA
- the thiS gene encoding sulfur carrier protein ThiS produces MKIIVNARPHDVSATDLQSALHELGFACSSVATALNGRFVARSNREDVQLTEGDHLEVLAPMQGG; encoded by the coding sequence ATGAAAATCATCGTGAACGCCAGACCGCATGACGTATCCGCAACCGACCTCCAGTCTGCGCTGCATGAGCTGGGCTTTGCCTGCTCCTCGGTTGCGACCGCGCTGAACGGCCGGTTTGTGGCCCGCAGCAACCGGGAGGACGTACAGCTGACTGAGGGCGACCACCTGGAAGTCCTGGCACCGATGCAAGGAGGCTGA
- a CDS encoding thiazole synthase has translation MEFYGTDITSRLLLGTAQYPSPAVLAEAVKSSGTGIITVSLRRETADGSGAGFWETLRETGCRILPNTAGCHSVQEAVTTAHMARELFGTPWIKLEVIGHSDTLQPDVFGLVEAARILSDEGFQVFPYTTDDLVVGERLLAAGCEVLMPWGAPIGSGQGLRNPDALRAMRAHFPRVPLIVDAGIGRPSDAAQAMELGMDAVLLNTAVAKAGDPAAMAAAMALAIEAGRAGYEADPMERRDMAVPSTPVLGLAEFA, from the coding sequence ATGGAATTCTACGGAACAGATATCACCTCGCGGCTGCTGCTGGGCACCGCGCAATATCCCTCACCCGCCGTGCTGGCAGAGGCAGTGAAATCCAGCGGCACCGGGATCATCACCGTCAGCTTGCGCCGTGAAACTGCTGATGGCTCGGGCGCCGGCTTTTGGGAGACATTGCGCGAAACCGGCTGCCGGATCCTGCCCAATACTGCCGGCTGCCATTCGGTGCAGGAGGCGGTGACCACGGCGCATATGGCGCGGGAGTTGTTCGGCACCCCATGGATCAAGCTGGAAGTGATCGGCCATTCCGACACACTGCAGCCGGATGTGTTCGGGCTGGTCGAGGCGGCGCGGATCCTGAGCGATGAGGGCTTTCAGGTCTTTCCCTACACCACCGATGATCTGGTGGTGGGCGAGCGGCTGCTGGCGGCGGGCTGCGAGGTTCTGATGCCCTGGGGGGCGCCGATCGGGTCCGGCCAGGGATTGCGCAACCCGGATGCCTTGCGGGCGATGCGGGCGCATTTCCCCCGCGTGCCGCTGATTGTGGACGCCGGCATCGGGCGGCCCTCGGATGCCGCACAGGCGATGGAGTTGGGCATGGATGCTGTGCTGCTGAATACTGCCGTGGCCAAGGCCGGCGACCCGGCAGCGATGGCCGCGGCCATGGCACTGGCAATTGAGGCCGGGCGCGCGGGCTATGAGGCCGACCCGATGGAGCGGCGCGACATGGCGGTGCCCTCAACCCCTGTACTTGGCTTGGCGGAGTTTGCCTGA